One window of the Asticcacaulis sp. SL142 genome contains the following:
- a CDS encoding YgfZ/GcvT domain-containing protein has protein sequence MTQIAALPHRALIGFTGPDWAKFLQGQSTINLDKIMADVEAGRLNKLYYAAFLTPQGKMITDAFIYTVSAEEAWLDIPRDLRDEMFTRLNLYKLRAKITLSKLDNPVFAAFGGPLLAGFSEDPRAAIIGQDGQLGLSYAPQIATAELSAWIDYRLTHGLSDPVFDYPREYLYPIDANLDLLEAIDFKKGCFVGQETTSRMKRRGHIKNRILPLKVTIDAPFETEVLNGERRAGEILTSQPPRALGLMRLDRTSGALTVSGQAATLDIPDWLQPHIAVANPAG, from the coding sequence ATGACCCAAATTGCCGCCCTGCCCCACCGCGCCTTGATCGGCTTTACCGGCCCGGACTGGGCCAAATTCCTTCAAGGGCAATCGACCATCAACCTTGATAAGATCATGGCTGATGTCGAAGCGGGGCGGTTGAATAAGCTCTATTATGCGGCCTTTTTGACGCCGCAGGGTAAGATGATCACCGATGCTTTCATCTATACTGTGTCCGCCGAAGAAGCTTGGCTCGATATTCCGCGTGACCTGCGCGATGAAATGTTTACGCGGCTAAACCTCTACAAGCTGCGAGCCAAAATCACCTTATCCAAGCTGGATAACCCTGTGTTTGCAGCCTTTGGCGGGCCCCTGCTTGCCGGTTTCAGTGAAGACCCGCGCGCCGCTATTATCGGTCAGGACGGCCAATTGGGCCTCAGCTACGCCCCGCAGATCGCCACGGCTGAACTCAGCGCGTGGATAGACTATCGCCTGACCCATGGCCTGAGTGATCCGGTGTTCGATTATCCGCGCGAGTATCTGTACCCCATTGATGCCAATCTCGATCTGCTCGAAGCCATTGATTTCAAAAAAGGCTGCTTTGTCGGTCAGGAAACGACCTCACGCATGAAACGGCGCGGCCATATCAAGAACCGTATCCTGCCGCTTAAGGTCACCATAGATGCGCCGTTTGAAACCGAGGTGCTGAACGGTGAACGCCGCGCCGGTGAGATTTTGACCTCACAGCCGCCCCGTGCTTTGGGCCTGATGCGGCTTGATCGCACCTCCGGCGCTCTGACCGTCAGCGGACAGGCCGCCACGCTTGACATCCCCGACTGGTTGCAGCCCCATATCGCGGTCGCCAACCCCGCCGGATAA
- a CDS encoding peptide MFS transporter, translating to MINIVIAAGIIVTILTAIPVVMQMRNHPKGLFVLFFAEMWERFSYYGMRALLIFYLTKHFLFSDEKASQQYASYTTLVYLLPLIGGLMADKYLGTRKAIVFGAILLVLGHGGMALEGSPNVQTLTHQGATYEFVREGNHLSNPLLKVGDEAYAVAPTKSGGLEIVGLPAGSALPPVLESGSFETGVKKITPWAEHAFFLSISLIIMGVGYLKPNISSIVGQLYPDRDPRRDSGFTLYYYGINLGGFWAAILCGLLGETYGWGYGFGLAGLGMLAGLVVFVLGKPWLQGNGEPPAPQQLKKPVAGPISQEWLIYGASILALPVIYFMVQRNDIVGWFLLASSLGIIGYVVLTMVTKFSREENYRLGLAFVLIFASVIFFTLFEQAGSSLNLFAARNTNLNLIDAPVIFNLLGQSFVLATPAQLAALTVPAGYVFVDMTLTASQVQSFNSGFILIFAPVFAAIFTFLGRRGADPDPVKKFSFGLVNVGLGFMLLVWGANFADGAFRVPLIFLSMTYLLHTWGELALSPVGLSQITKLSPPVIVSTMMAIWFLASSAAQYLAGIIAGHTSTATVGGQVLDQAASLKSSLDVFWSIGLWGVGLGVGLFVLSFFIKHWSYGANDTTKDVVH from the coding sequence ATGATAAATATCGTTATCGCCGCCGGCATTATTGTCACGATCCTGACGGCGATTCCCGTCGTCATGCAGATGCGCAACCACCCGAAGGGATTGTTTGTGCTGTTCTTTGCCGAAATGTGGGAGCGTTTTTCCTACTACGGTATGCGAGCGCTTTTGATCTTTTACCTGACCAAGCATTTCCTGTTCAGCGACGAAAAGGCCAGCCAGCAATACGCGTCCTATACGACACTGGTATATCTCCTGCCGCTGATTGGTGGGTTGATGGCCGATAAATACCTGGGAACCCGTAAGGCGATTGTGTTCGGGGCTATTCTCCTGGTGCTTGGGCATGGCGGCATGGCGCTGGAAGGTTCGCCGAACGTGCAGACACTGACCCATCAGGGGGCGACCTATGAGTTCGTGCGCGAGGGCAATCATTTGTCCAACCCGCTGCTTAAGGTTGGTGATGAGGCCTATGCGGTGGCGCCGACCAAATCGGGCGGGCTCGAGATTGTGGGTCTGCCCGCCGGATCGGCCTTGCCTCCGGTACTTGAGTCAGGATCGTTTGAGACCGGCGTCAAGAAAATCACGCCGTGGGCGGAACATGCGTTCTTCCTGTCGATTTCGCTGATCATCATGGGGGTGGGCTACCTTAAACCCAATATATCCTCGATCGTCGGCCAACTTTATCCCGACCGGGACCCCCGCCGCGATTCGGGCTTTACGCTCTATTATTACGGCATCAACCTGGGCGGGTTCTGGGCGGCCATTCTGTGTGGCCTGCTGGGCGAAACCTATGGCTGGGGCTATGGCTTCGGTTTGGCCGGCCTTGGGATGCTGGCCGGTCTGGTTGTGTTCGTGCTCGGCAAACCGTGGCTGCAGGGCAATGGCGAACCGCCGGCACCGCAGCAGCTTAAAAAGCCGGTGGCGGGCCCTATCAGTCAGGAATGGTTGATTTATGGCGCGTCCATTCTGGCCTTGCCGGTTATCTATTTCATGGTTCAGCGCAATGATATTGTGGGCTGGTTCCTGTTGGCATCATCGCTTGGCATCATCGGCTATGTCGTTCTGACTATGGTCACCAAATTTTCCAGAGAAGAGAATTACCGGTTAGGTCTGGCGTTTGTGCTGATCTTTGCGTCGGTGATTTTCTTTACGCTGTTTGAGCAGGCGGGGTCTTCGCTCAACCTGTTTGCGGCCCGTAACACGAACCTGAACCTCATTGATGCGCCGGTCATCTTTAACCTTCTGGGCCAAAGTTTCGTTCTGGCCACGCCTGCGCAACTGGCCGCCCTTACCGTACCCGCAGGTTACGTCTTTGTTGATATGACCCTGACCGCCTCACAGGTGCAGTCGTTCAACTCCGGCTTTATCCTGATTTTTGCGCCGGTCTTTGCGGCGATTTTCACCTTCCTCGGCCGCCGCGGCGCTGACCCCGATCCCGTCAAGAAGTTCTCATTCGGTCTGGTCAATGTGGGCTTGGGCTTCATGTTGCTGGTGTGGGGGGCGAATTTCGCCGACGGTGCGTTCCGGGTGCCGCTGATCTTCCTGTCCATGACCTATTTGCTGCATACCTGGGGTGAACTGGCCCTGTCGCCGGTCGGCTTGTCGCAGATCACCAAGCTCTCGCCGCCGGTGATTGTGTCGACCATGATGGCCATTTGGTTCCTGGCCTCATCCGCCGCCCAGTATCTGGCGGGTATTATCGCCGGCCATACCTCAACCGCAACCGTGGGCGGGCAGGTGCTGGATCAGGCCGCATCGCTGAAATCATCGCTGGATGTGTTCTGGAGCATCGGCCTGTGGGGCGTTGGTTTGGGCGTGGGCCTGTTTGTGCTGTCCTTCTTCATCAAGCACTGGTCTTACGGCGCCAACGACACAACTAAGGACGTCGTTCACTAA
- a CDS encoding alpha/beta hydrolase — protein MSLKTLTLNFYRNISEITNTGLMMKRFWILSIVAAFLAGVADAGPVRERLKARLEAKKAAESQVIDVGAISPGARKLTKSYGDHPQQAMDVYIPAKVTSAPVIVMVHGGAWKIGDKANTGLIENKLKYWLGKGYIFISVNYRLLPDAMAYEQAQDVAAAMRYVQSNAPSFGGNPDQVILMGHSAGAHIVALLSSNPAMVGTNWRGTVVLDSAVMSVPAIMGRRHLGFYDEAFGADKAYWVKASPMDQWTPQAVPMMVVCSSQRKDKPCGEADAFKAKVTKGGGDMIVLPQNLTHEEINRTLGMPGAYTSAVDAFITSRLKPAP, from the coding sequence GTGAGCTTAAAAACCTTAACCCTGAATTTTTACCGGAATATCTCAGAAATCACCAATACGGGCCTGATGATGAAAAGATTTTGGATATTATCCATAGTGGCGGCCTTTTTGGCGGGCGTTGCAGACGCAGGTCCGGTTCGGGAACGTCTCAAGGCGCGACTGGAAGCCAAGAAGGCTGCGGAAAGCCAGGTGATTGATGTCGGGGCTATTTCACCGGGGGCGCGCAAGCTGACCAAGTCGTATGGCGACCACCCTCAGCAGGCTATGGATGTCTATATTCCGGCGAAGGTGACATCGGCACCTGTGATCGTCATGGTGCATGGCGGGGCCTGGAAAATCGGGGATAAAGCCAATACCGGTTTGATCGAAAACAAACTAAAATACTGGCTGGGTAAGGGCTATATTTTCATAAGCGTTAATTATCGCTTGCTACCGGATGCCATGGCCTATGAGCAGGCGCAGGATGTCGCCGCCGCTATGCGTTATGTCCAATCAAACGCTCCGTCATTTGGCGGCAATCCGGATCAGGTCATATTGATGGGACATTCCGCAGGGGCACACATAGTCGCTTTGCTATCGTCCAATCCCGCTATGGTGGGCACGAACTGGCGCGGGACGGTGGTGCTGGATTCCGCAGTCATGAGCGTGCCTGCGATCATGGGCCGCCGCCATCTGGGGTTCTATGACGAAGCCTTCGGCGCGGATAAGGCGTACTGGGTTAAGGCGTCGCCCATGGATCAGTGGACGCCGCAGGCCGTACCGATGATGGTGGTCTGTTCCTCTCAGCGTAAGGATAAACCGTGCGGCGAGGCCGATGCGTTTAAAGCCAAGGTGACTAAGGGCGGAGGTGACATGATCGTCCTGCCGCAGAACCTTACTCACGAAGAGATCAATAGGACTTTGGGGATGCCGGGGGCCTATACGTCCGCAGTTGACGCCTTTATCACTTCGCGATTGAAGCCCGCGCCTTAA
- a CDS encoding dihydroorotase, translating into MPTYDMIIKNADIINHAGRGMGDIAIKDGKFAGFGHFDATEAGEVFDASGLLAMPGVIDTQVHFREPGLEWKEDLETGSQAAVMGGVVAVFEMPNTNPNTIDVATFEDKLKRAHHRMHCDHAFYVGGTHENINHLAELERLKGCCGVKVFMGASTGSLLIADDAGVAAVLKAVNRRATFHSEDEYRLAERRPLAREGDWTSHDYVRDAESAIQSTHRLVRLAREAGKRIHVLHVTTAEEIDFLSKNKDIATVEITPQHLTLVAPEAYERLKGLAQMNPPVRNQYHVDGLWRGILQGVADVLGSDHAPHTLEEKSKPYPASPSGMPGVQTLLPVMLTHVNNGKLSLERLVDLTSAGAQRVFGVAGKGRMAEGYDADITLVDMNHKRVLKHENMRSRCGWTPFDGFEAHGWPKATIIRGKVVMRDDEIVLPSKGESCRFMETL; encoded by the coding sequence ATGCCCACATACGATATGATTATCAAAAATGCCGATATCATCAATCATGCGGGACGCGGTATGGGCGATATCGCCATTAAGGACGGTAAGTTTGCAGGCTTTGGGCACTTTGACGCCACTGAGGCCGGTGAGGTGTTTGATGCCTCTGGCCTTCTGGCTATGCCGGGCGTGATCGACACCCAAGTGCATTTTCGTGAGCCGGGCCTTGAGTGGAAAGAAGACCTTGAAACCGGCTCTCAGGCCGCCGTCATGGGCGGGGTTGTGGCGGTGTTTGAAATGCCCAACACCAACCCCAATACCATTGATGTCGCGACCTTTGAAGATAAGCTGAAACGCGCCCACCACCGTATGCACTGCGACCATGCCTTCTATGTCGGCGGCACGCACGAGAATATCAACCATCTGGCTGAATTGGAGCGCCTGAAGGGCTGCTGTGGAGTTAAGGTATTCATGGGCGCCTCGACCGGCTCATTGCTGATCGCCGATGATGCCGGTGTGGCGGCGGTGCTTAAGGCGGTTAATCGCCGCGCCACCTTCCATTCGGAGGATGAATACCGTTTGGCTGAGCGTCGTCCGTTGGCGCGCGAAGGCGACTGGACCAGCCATGATTATGTCCGCGATGCCGAATCGGCCATTCAATCGACCCACCGTCTGGTGCGACTGGCCCGTGAAGCCGGAAAACGCATCCACGTCCTGCATGTGACGACTGCCGAAGAGATCGACTTCCTGTCGAAGAATAAGGATATCGCCACCGTCGAGATCACGCCGCAGCACCTGACCCTGGTCGCTCCCGAAGCCTATGAGCGCTTAAAGGGGCTGGCCCAGATGAACCCGCCGGTCCGCAACCAATACCATGTCGATGGCCTGTGGCGCGGGATATTGCAAGGTGTGGCTGATGTGCTGGGGTCCGACCACGCGCCCCATACGCTGGAGGAAAAATCAAAGCCCTATCCGGCATCACCATCGGGTATGCCGGGGGTGCAAACCCTGCTGCCAGTCATGCTAACCCACGTCAATAACGGTAAGCTGTCGCTGGAGCGGTTGGTGGACCTGACCTCAGCCGGGGCTCAGCGCGTGTTTGGTGTGGCAGGTAAGGGCCGCATGGCGGAAGGCTATGACGCCGATATTACGCTGGTCGATATGAACCATAAGCGTGTGTTGAAGCACGAAAACATGCGCTCACGCTGCGGCTGGACACCGTTTGATGGCTTTGAGGCGCACGGCTGGCCCAAGGCGACCATTATCCGCGGTAAGGTCGTCATGCGCGATGATGAGATCGTTCTGCCGTCGAAGGGGGAATCCTGCCGGTTCATGGAAACATTATAA
- a CDS encoding DNA-3-methyladenine glycosylase I, producing the protein MRCPWAEAHPEYGPYHDFEWGTPVYDSRALYEKLVLDGFQAGLSWITVLRKRDALREAFQGFDPEIVARFDEADVERLMNDARIIRSRTKINSAIHNARVTLKLRDQGIELSDLIWGAQDYKPQVNHYAENTQIPAQTEASIALSKLLKSKGYKFCGPTIVYAFMQAVGLVNDHLISCDRHQTLIAISERRP; encoded by the coding sequence ATGAGATGCCCCTGGGCCGAAGCCCATCCCGAATATGGCCCCTATCATGACTTTGAGTGGGGCACGCCCGTTTATGATTCGCGCGCACTCTATGAAAAGCTAGTGCTGGATGGTTTTCAAGCGGGACTGTCGTGGATTACAGTCCTTCGCAAACGAGACGCCCTGCGTGAGGCGTTTCAGGGTTTTGATCCGGAGATTGTGGCCCGCTTTGATGAGGCCGATGTTGAGCGGTTGATGAATGACGCCCGCATCATTCGGTCACGTACCAAGATCAATTCCGCCATCCATAATGCGCGTGTCACCCTGAAACTGCGCGATCAGGGCATTGAGCTATCCGACCTGATCTGGGGAGCCCAGGATTACAAACCACAGGTCAACCACTATGCCGAAAACACTCAGATACCAGCGCAAACCGAAGCCTCAATTGCCTTATCAAAGCTCTTGAAATCCAAGGGCTATAAGTTTTGCGGCCCGACCATCGTCTATGCCTTCATGCAGGCGGTGGGTCTAGTCAATGATCACCTGATATCCTGTGATCGTCACCAGACCCTGATCGCTATTAGTGAACGACGTCCTTAG
- a CDS encoding Gfo/Idh/MocA family protein, whose amino-acid sequence MSRILKAGVAGAGVFGGYHSGKYKQAGHIEFVGIYDLDKSRAQALAEVQGCEAFGGDELDAFLAQLDVITIATPAFAHAQVALKALEAGVHVYVEKPLAINVDDGEAMVSLAASKNLVLACGHQERAVFEAMGLYDVPEAPLSLEAVRNGTVSTRNLDVSVVLDLMIHDLDLGLSLAHGEAGGVEAAARYRKAEGYKATGADEMTAEVKFDDGFVAIFKASRMAEARERTMRLVYPSGEVNIDFLTRKFENTTPFALNADFAEAEIAKDPLGTSVFRFLDTVRGERAKPLATGEEALKALQVALAIDEAVEP is encoded by the coding sequence ATGTCCAGAATTTTAAAGGCCGGTGTGGCCGGTGCCGGTGTTTTCGGCGGTTATCACAGCGGTAAGTATAAGCAAGCTGGCCATATTGAATTTGTGGGCATATATGACCTCGATAAGTCGCGCGCGCAGGCTTTGGCGGAGGTGCAGGGATGTGAGGCTTTTGGCGGTGATGAACTGGACGCGTTTCTGGCGCAGCTTGATGTGATCACCATTGCCACGCCCGCCTTTGCCCATGCGCAGGTGGCGCTTAAGGCGCTTGAGGCCGGGGTGCATGTCTATGTCGAAAAGCCACTGGCTATCAATGTTGATGATGGTGAAGCGATGGTGTCGCTGGCCGCCTCCAAAAACCTTGTGCTGGCCTGCGGCCATCAGGAACGGGCGGTATTTGAGGCTATGGGCCTTTATGATGTGCCCGAAGCCCCGTTAAGCCTTGAGGCGGTTCGCAATGGCACGGTCAGCACCCGTAATCTGGATGTGTCGGTGGTGCTGGATCTGATGATCCACGACCTAGATCTGGGTTTGAGTTTAGCGCACGGGGAGGCCGGTGGTGTTGAAGCCGCCGCCCGCTATCGTAAGGCGGAAGGTTATAAAGCGACCGGTGCTGATGAGATGACGGCTGAGGTTAAATTTGACGATGGGTTTGTGGCGATATTCAAAGCTTCGCGCATGGCCGAGGCCCGCGAACGTACCATGCGGCTGGTCTACCCCAGCGGGGAGGTCAATATTGATTTTCTGACCCGTAAGTTCGAGAACACTACGCCATTTGCCCTGAATGCTGATTTTGCCGAAGCTGAAATTGCCAAAGATCCGCTCGGCACCAGCGTGTTCCGGTTTCTGGATACGGTGCGCGGGGAGCGGGCCAAACCTCTGGCGACTGGCGAAGAAGCCCTTAAGGCGCTGCAGGTGGCGTTGGCGATCGATGAGGCGGTTGAGCCTTAA
- a CDS encoding cobalamin biosynthesis protein CbiG: MSRLFGAYVILSWSAAEGKKTGESSVWIGVMKRDVRFRLSYEAHNPATRQAAIELLKTILVDLHKRGDRIFLGVDFGLGLPRGTSERLKLEGTPWQAIWKFLAQNIVDKADNTNNRFAVAAKINRLMTDEAYPFWGAPKSAAQRWLSTLKPDSFGDFPEYRLTEAATHALKPKTLHAKSQWQMHGAGTGGGQTFLGVPALKALVESLGDSAKLWPVETGFGKLSESDLEGVSTVIAEVYPPLFKGEAEPAEVKDATATRLTAQAIAEVDDKSELGAWFAAPAGLSEAEQAIAATEEGWMFGLTKA; encoded by the coding sequence GTGTCCCGACTGTTTGGCGCCTATGTGATTTTGAGCTGGAGCGCAGCCGAAGGTAAAAAGACCGGCGAATCCTCGGTATGGATCGGCGTCATGAAACGCGACGTGCGCTTTCGTCTGTCCTATGAGGCCCACAATCCAGCCACGCGTCAGGCTGCCATTGAACTGCTCAAAACTATTCTGGTCGACCTGCATAAGCGCGGCGACCGTATTTTCTTAGGGGTTGATTTTGGTCTGGGCCTGCCGCGCGGCACGTCTGAGCGCCTGAAACTGGAGGGCACGCCCTGGCAGGCCATCTGGAAGTTTCTGGCGCAAAATATTGTCGATAAGGCCGACAACACCAATAACCGCTTTGCCGTCGCGGCCAAGATCAACCGCCTGATGACGGATGAAGCTTACCCGTTCTGGGGCGCGCCGAAATCAGCCGCGCAACGGTGGCTGTCGACGCTTAAACCCGACTCGTTTGGTGATTTCCCGGAATATCGACTGACCGAAGCGGCAACCCACGCACTGAAACCCAAAACCCTGCACGCCAAGAGCCAGTGGCAGATGCACGGCGCAGGCACCGGCGGAGGTCAGACCTTCTTAGGGGTTCCAGCGCTTAAAGCGCTGGTCGAGTCTCTGGGTGACAGTGCGAAATTATGGCCGGTTGAGACCGGCTTTGGCAAGCTGAGCGAGAGCGATCTGGAAGGCGTGTCTACCGTCATCGCCGAAGTCTATCCGCCCCTGTTTAAGGGCGAGGCGGAACCGGCTGAGGTCAAGGACGCCACCGCCACCCGCCTGACCGCGCAGGCTATTGCTGAGGTTGATGACAAGAGCGAACTGGGCGCGTGGTTTGCCGCACCTGCGGGCTTAAGCGAAGCCGAGCAGGCCATCGCCGCCACCGAAGAAGGCTGGATGTTCGGGCTGACCAAAGCCTAG
- a CDS encoding glutamate--cysteine ligase: protein MALKEFSKPIERHEELIAYFESGCKPREAWRIGAEHEKFVFDLKTLRRPTYEGPNGIKAMLEGLQRFGWTPVFEDGHVIALLRDGASVSLEPGGQFELSGAPLETVHDICSETGQHLEEVKAVASEIGLGFLGVGFSPLWTRAETPVMPKGRYNIMRSYMPKVGDLGLDMMLRTSTIQANLDYSSEADMILKFRVSLALQPIATALFACSPFTEGKPNGFLSARANVWTDTDADRTGMLGFVFEDGFGFERYAQYALDVPMYFVKRYGAPNGGYIDASGQSFRSFLKGELPALPGELPNIDDWADHLTTLFPEVRLKKYLEMRGADGGPWSRICALPALWAGLLYDQTSLEAAWDMVKGWSLEDHDTLRGMAAKTGLKGTIAGRPVQEIALETLNIAREGLKRRNRLSGGMVDETGYLGELFEIAESGITPAERLLEAYHGRWGGDVSRLYGEYAY, encoded by the coding sequence ATGGCCTTAAAGGAATTTTCAAAGCCTATAGAGCGCCATGAGGAACTGATCGCCTATTTTGAAAGCGGCTGTAAACCGCGCGAGGCGTGGCGCATTGGCGCTGAGCATGAAAAGTTCGTCTTTGATCTTAAAACGCTGCGTCGTCCCACCTATGAGGGGCCAAACGGCATCAAGGCCATGCTGGAGGGCCTGCAACGGTTTGGCTGGACACCGGTATTTGAAGACGGCCATGTCATTGCCCTGCTGCGGGACGGCGCTTCGGTATCTCTTGAACCTGGCGGACAGTTTGAACTGTCAGGGGCGCCGCTTGAGACCGTTCACGATATTTGTAGTGAAACGGGCCAGCACCTTGAAGAGGTTAAGGCCGTGGCCTCCGAAATCGGGCTTGGGTTTCTAGGCGTAGGCTTTTCGCCCCTGTGGACGCGGGCAGAAACCCCGGTCATGCCCAAGGGGCGCTATAATATCATGCGCAGCTATATGCCCAAGGTGGGCGACTTAGGCCTTGATATGATGCTGCGCACCTCGACCATCCAGGCCAATCTTGATTATTCGTCCGAAGCGGACATGATTTTAAAGTTCCGTGTGTCGCTGGCCTTGCAACCTATTGCGACGGCCCTGTTTGCCTGCTCGCCGTTCACCGAGGGCAAGCCCAACGGCTTCCTGTCGGCTCGCGCCAATGTCTGGACCGACACCGATGCCGATCGCACGGGCATGTTAGGGTTTGTGTTTGAGGATGGCTTCGGGTTTGAGAGGTATGCGCAATATGCCCTTGATGTGCCTATGTATTTCGTCAAACGCTATGGTGCGCCCAATGGCGGCTACATCGATGCATCGGGCCAGAGTTTCCGATCATTCTTAAAGGGTGAATTGCCAGCCTTGCCGGGTGAATTGCCAAATATCGACGACTGGGCGGATCATTTGACGACGCTGTTCCCGGAAGTGCGCCTTAAAAAATACCTTGAGATGCGCGGGGCTGACGGTGGGCCGTGGAGCCGGATTTGCGCACTCCCTGCGCTTTGGGCCGGACTGTTGTACGATCAGACTTCCCTCGAAGCCGCGTGGGATATGGTCAAGGGTTGGAGCCTCGAAGACCACGACACCCTGCGCGGCATGGCGGCCAAAACCGGCCTGAAAGGCACGATCGCAGGGCGTCCGGTTCAGGAAATCGCGCTGGAGACCCTGAACATCGCCCGCGAGGGCCTAAAACGCCGGAATCGCCTATCGGGCGGCATGGTCGATGAAACGGGATATCTTGGCGAACTGTTCGAGATCGCCGAAAGCGGAATCACACCGGCTGAGCGTCTTCTGGAAGCGTACCACGGTCGCTGGGGCGGGGATGTAAGCCGCCTCTACGGGGAATATGCTTATTAA
- a CDS encoding 16S rRNA (uracil(1498)-N(3))-methyltransferase — protein MIRLFIQEQHGAYSAGLVIPLNIDQSRYLGAVMRLSVGDEVAIFNGIDGEWRTRIHTLTKKACHLELVEQIRPQPDASGPVLLIALVKRARLETIIEKATELGVAQIQLLITRRTNADHTNVNRLQVIAQEAAEQTERLDVPQVLAPVKLEKWLMDEADIPLVYGDEDSTHAGNSVPPMLTALKDITGPAAILIGPEGGFDEVERDTLKALPRAVAVNLGPRILRADTAAISALTLYQAICGDWR, from the coding sequence ATGATCCGACTATTTATTCAGGAACAGCACGGGGCCTATAGCGCCGGGCTTGTCATTCCGCTCAATATTGACCAAAGCCGTTATCTGGGCGCGGTTATGCGTCTCAGCGTCGGGGATGAGGTCGCTATTTTCAACGGTATCGACGGCGAATGGCGGACGCGCATTCACACCCTGACGAAGAAGGCCTGTCATCTGGAACTAGTTGAGCAGATCAGGCCCCAGCCCGATGCGTCTGGCCCGGTGCTGCTGATCGCGCTGGTCAAGCGGGCGCGGCTGGAAACCATTATCGAAAAAGCGACCGAACTCGGTGTGGCGCAAATTCAACTATTGATTACACGCCGAACTAACGCTGATCACACCAATGTCAACCGCTTGCAAGTGATTGCGCAGGAAGCGGCCGAACAGACTGAACGCCTTGATGTGCCGCAGGTTCTAGCGCCGGTCAAACTTGAAAAATGGCTTATGGATGAGGCTGATATCCCGCTGGTTTATGGCGATGAAGACTCCACCCATGCCGGCAATTCGGTCCCACCCATGCTTACCGCCTTGAAAGACATAACTGGCCCTGCCGCCATACTCATCGGGCCGGAGGGCGGATTTGATGAGGTTGAACGCGACACGTTAAAAGCCTTGCCCCGCGCCGTCGCGGTCAATCTGGGGCCACGGATATTGCGGGCGGATACGGCCGCCATCAGCGCGCTTACCCTTTATCAGGCCATATGCGGGGACTGGCGGTAA